Part of the Candidatus Methylomirabilota bacterium genome, GCCGGTGGCGGCGGCCGAGGTGGCGGCGGTGGTCACCGAGCCCGAGGTCCTCACGGAGCGCAAGCCGAAGGAAGCGGAGGCGGCGCCCGAGGAGGGCAAGAAGGCCCCGAAGAAGCCCGAGAAGGCCGAGAAGGAGAAGTAGCGGAGCCCCGCGCGCGTGGCCCACGCCGTGGTGGGGCTCGGGAACCCCGGAGCGGAGTACCGGGACACTCGCCACAACGTGGGCCAGCGCGTCGCCGATCTGCTCGCGAAGAGGCTCAAGAAGTCGTTCCGCCGCGACGGCCCCTCGCTGGTCGCGCGCGCCCGGTGGCGCGGCGAGCCCCTCTACCTGGTCAAGCCGCAGAGCTTCATGAACGTGAGCGGCCCGGTGGTCGCCCGGACGCTCGGCCGCCTCCGCGTCACGCCCGACGGGGTCGTGCTCGTCTACGACGACATCGACCTGCCGCTCGGCACCGTACGGGTCCGCATGAAGGGCAGCGCGGGCGGCCACAACGGGGTGCGCTCGGTCCTCGAGGCGCTCGGCACCCAGGAGATCCGGCGCGTGAAGGTCGGCATCGGCCGCCCCGCGACCCGCGACCAGGTCACCGACCACGTCCTCGAGCCGTTTGACCCCGACGAGCACGACGCCGTCGAGGCCGCCGTCGCCGAGGCCGCCGAGCGCGTCCTGGCGCTCGTGTCTGACTAGGACCTCGGCTCAGAAGAAGAGGAGCGTCACGAGGACGAACAGCGGCAGCAGCACGAGGCCGCTGTAGAGCATGT contains:
- the pth gene encoding aminoacyl-tRNA hydrolase; translated protein: MAHAVVGLGNPGAEYRDTRHNVGQRVADLLAKRLKKSFRRDGPSLVARARWRGEPLYLVKPQSFMNVSGPVVARTLGRLRVTPDGVVLVYDDIDLPLGTVRVRMKGSAGGHNGVRSVLEALGTQEIRRVKVGIGRPATRDQVTDHVLEPFDPDEHDAVEAAVAEAAERVLALVSD